The Clostridioides difficile genome has a segment encoding these proteins:
- the cls gene encoding cardiolipin synthase, whose product MFNISFFEMSIYEIAVTTIYIINFMVILNLIFREKRNIDTTLTWLLILVLIPALGFILYMAFGRNISKNNMFRVKEKDDKIIKSNILDTQVKLQSTSEIDSEIHQHKDMIYALANSNNAHYTNNNDVWIYAESSQFFNTLLEELKKAKKYINIQFYIFKDDKIGTEIIDILVDKAKEGVEVRLLFDAVGGRTLKNSTLSRLKESGVKVGSFFPSFLKIVNFNLNYRNHRKIVVIDGKVGFVGGYNVGDEYLGRNPKFGLWRDTHTKLTGDCVIDLNMRFILDWRYTTKEDLDLEKYFVESETPSDCPSENIGIQIVSSGPDISELDEIKYGYLKMIQKARKYIYIQSPYLILDSTFIDTLKIACLSGVDVRIMIPSKPDHPFVYWASYSYAGELLKFGAKIYTYGENAFLHAKTIVIDDSICSIGTANMDIRSFELNFEVNAFMYSSKKALEQRVIFENDILDSKEITLDVYNSRSTYIKIKESISRLLSSVL is encoded by the coding sequence ATGTTTAATATATCATTTTTCGAAATGTCAATATATGAAATAGCAGTTACTACAATATATATAATTAATTTCATGGTTATACTAAATCTCATTTTTAGAGAAAAGAGAAATATAGACACAACTCTAACATGGCTTCTTATATTAGTATTAATACCAGCTCTTGGATTTATACTTTATATGGCTTTTGGTAGAAATATTTCAAAAAACAATATGTTTAGAGTAAAAGAAAAGGACGATAAGATAATCAAAAGCAATATATTAGATACTCAGGTTAAATTACAATCTACATCTGAAATTGATTCAGAAATACATCAACATAAGGATATGATTTATGCATTAGCTAATTCAAATAATGCCCATTATACCAATAATAACGATGTGTGGATTTACGCTGAGTCTAGTCAATTTTTTAACACTCTTCTTGAAGAACTTAAGAAAGCAAAGAAATATATAAACATACAGTTTTACATTTTCAAAGATGACAAAATCGGAACTGAAATAATTGACATTCTAGTAGATAAGGCCAAAGAAGGTGTAGAAGTAAGACTTTTATTTGACGCCGTTGGTGGTAGAACACTAAAAAATAGTACACTTTCTAGATTAAAAGAAAGTGGTGTTAAAGTTGGAAGTTTCTTTCCATCATTCTTAAAAATTGTAAACTTTAACTTAAACTATAGAAACCACCGAAAAATTGTTGTCATTGATGGAAAAGTAGGATTTGTAGGTGGATACAATGTTGGAGACGAATATCTAGGTAGAAATCCAAAATTTGGTCTATGGAGAGATACACATACTAAACTTACTGGTGATTGTGTAATTGACCTAAATATGAGATTTATCCTTGATTGGAGATATACAACTAAAGAAGATTTAGATTTAGAAAAGTACTTCGTAGAAAGTGAAACACCTTCTGATTGTCCTTCTGAAAATATTGGGATTCAAATAGTATCAAGTGGTCCAGATATATCAGAGCTAGACGAAATTAAATATGGTTACCTTAAAATGATTCAGAAAGCTAGAAAGTATATATATATACAGAGTCCTTATTTAATACTTGACTCAACATTTATAGATACTTTAAAAATAGCATGTTTATCTGGTGTTGATGTAAGAATTATGATTCCTTCTAAACCTGACCATCCTTTTGTATACTGGGCATCATATTCATATGCTGGAGAACTTTTAAAATTTGGAGCTAAAATCTACACTTATGGTGAAAATGCATTTTTACATGCTAAAACAATAGTTATAGATGACTCTATATGTTCTATAGGAACAGCTAATATGGATATAAGAAGCTTTGAGCTTAATTTTGAAGTAAATGCTTTCATGTACTCTTCAAAAAAAGCATTAGAGCAAAGAGTTATATTTGAAAATGATATTTTAGACTCAAAAGAAATAACATTAGATGTATATAATTCTAGGTCTACTTATATAAAAATCAAGGAATCAATTTCTAGACTATTATCATCAGTTTTATAA
- a CDS encoding formate/nitrite transporter family protein, whose product MNKGFLTPGETAQATISAGIKKANISTQNAILLGLFGGAFVGFGALGSMIVSQTFGKIDPGVASFLSAMVFPVGLMLVVVAGAELFTGNTLMFIPLMDKKITLGKMLRNWGLVYFANLVGSLLLVALVYYSSTLIGDAATKAIAVAEAKVNSTIVSMFLKAILCNILVVLAVWMATASQDIVSKLASCWTVIMLFVLCGFQHSVANMFFIPMGMVLGADITMVQLITNLVFVTLGNVVGGSIIVGGIYYLCYVKNS is encoded by the coding sequence ATGAATAAAGGATTCTTGACACCTGGGGAAACTGCACAAGCAACTATAAGTGCAGGGATTAAAAAAGCAAACATTTCAACACAAAATGCAATTTTATTAGGTTTATTTGGAGGAGCATTTGTAGGTTTTGGGGCGTTGGGAAGTATGATAGTTAGTCAAACTTTTGGCAAAATAGACCCAGGAGTAGCTAGCTTTTTAAGTGCTATGGTATTTCCAGTAGGTCTTATGCTTGTGGTAGTAGCAGGGGCAGAGTTATTCACTGGAAATACTTTAATGTTTATTCCACTTATGGACAAAAAAATAACATTAGGAAAAATGCTAAGAAACTGGGGACTAGTTTATTTTGCAAATCTAGTAGGTTCACTCCTTTTAGTGGCGCTTGTATATTATTCTTCTACATTAATAGGGGATGCAGCTACAAAAGCAATAGCTGTAGCAGAGGCTAAAGTTAATTCAACAATAGTTTCAATGTTTCTAAAAGCAATACTTTGTAACATTTTAGTAGTTTTAGCTGTATGGATGGCTACAGCATCTCAAGACATAGTATCTAAATTAGCTTCATGTTGGACAGTAATAATGTTATTTGTGTTATGTGGATTCCAACATAGTGTTGCAAATATGTTTTTCATACCAATGGGAATGGTATTAGGAGCAGACATTACTATGGTTCAATTAATCACTAATTTGGTATTTGTAACGCTTGGAAATGTAGTTGGGGGTTCTATAATAGTTGGGGGAATTTATTATCTTTGCTATGTGAAAAATAGTTAG
- the murB gene encoding UDP-N-acetylmuramate dehydrogenase — translation MNNQDIYENLLNILSKDDIKIDEPMKKHISFRVGGPADILVRPRTEEQLKNVLQLVKKESIPYLIIGNGSNILIKDGGIRGIVIELADNFNSYEIKGTKIIAQSGALLSVLGKALQKQELKGFEFASGIPGTLGGALAMNAGAYGGEMKDIVKSVRLIDMEGNIFELSNEQMEFGYRKSIIAKNGYIALSAEIDLQKGNYDEIKSLMDDLTTRRTTKQPLNFASAGSTFKRPTGYFAGKLIEETGLRGLTLRGAQVSEKHCGFVVNLGEASAKDILDLIYVIKSAVYAKFGVMLEEEVKILGED, via the coding sequence ATGAATAATCAAGATATATATGAAAATTTATTAAATATATTAAGCAAAGACGATATAAAAATAGATGAACCTATGAAAAAACATATTTCATTTAGAGTTGGAGGGCCAGCAGATATATTGGTTAGACCTAGAACTGAAGAACAACTAAAAAATGTACTTCAGTTAGTGAAAAAAGAATCTATTCCATATTTAATAATTGGAAATGGATCAAATATTCTAATTAAAGATGGTGGAATAAGAGGCATAGTAATAGAACTTGCAGATAATTTTAATTCTTATGAGATAAAGGGTACTAAAATAATTGCTCAGTCAGGAGCTTTATTATCTGTTTTAGGTAAAGCTCTTCAAAAACAAGAATTAAAAGGGTTTGAGTTTGCCTCAGGTATACCTGGAACATTAGGTGGAGCATTAGCCATGAATGCAGGAGCATATGGTGGTGAAATGAAAGATATAGTAAAATCAGTAAGATTAATAGATATGGAAGGAAATATTTTTGAACTCTCAAATGAACAGATGGAATTTGGGTATAGAAAAAGTATAATAGCAAAAAATGGATATATAGCTTTATCAGCAGAAATAGATTTGCAAAAAGGAAATTATGATGAAATAAAAAGTTTAATGGATGATTTAACAACAAGAAGAACAACTAAGCAACCATTAAATTTTGCTAGCGCAGGAAGTACATTTAAAAGACCAACAGGATATTTTGCAGGGAAATTAATAGAAGAAACTGGACTAAGAGGACTTACTTTAAGAGGTGCTCAAGTATCTGAGAAGCATTGTGGATTTGTGGTTAATTTAGGAGAAGCAAGTGCTAAAGATATTTTAGACTTAATATATGTCATAAAAAGTGCTGTATATGCCAAGTTTGGAGTTATGTTGGAAGAAGAAGTCAAAATACTTGGAGAGGATTAA
- a CDS encoding PHP domain-containing protein: MKILADYHTHTLYSHGKGTIEDNVKVAISKGIKTIGISDHSYKHIAYGVKTKDIHKMREEVNSLNDKYSDINILLGMECNILDDKGNIDMDDKFIKELDYIMAGYHFGSTPTSFGSLLNHCNNYIFKTEKAKEYNTKAVINAMNNNDIFVITHPGDKGDVYIEEIAKVAKKTNTRLEINSSHSFLNAKQINEIKEIGNKFIIGSDAHCPERVGDFKRAMKAVYDSNMNISLVENIIL, from the coding sequence ATGAAAATATTGGCTGATTATCATACACATACATTATATAGTCATGGTAAGGGAACTATTGAAGATAATGTAAAGGTGGCCATTTCTAAAGGGATAAAGACAATAGGAATATCAGACCATAGTTATAAGCATATTGCATATGGTGTAAAGACGAAAGATATTCATAAAATGAGAGAAGAAGTAAATTCTTTGAATGATAAATATAGTGATATAAATATACTTTTGGGTATGGAGTGTAACATATTAGATGATAAAGGTAATATAGATATGGATGACAAATTTATAAAAGAACTTGACTATATCATGGCTGGATACCATTTTGGTTCTACTCCTACATCATTTGGAAGTTTATTAAATCATTGTAATAACTATATTTTTAAAACTGAAAAAGCCAAAGAGTATAATACTAAAGCTGTAATAAATGCAATGAACAATAATGATATTTTTGTAATTACTCATCCTGGTGATAAAGGTGATGTATATATAGAAGAAATAGCAAAGGTGGCAAAAAAGACAAATACTAGACTTGAGATAAATAGTAGTCATTCTTTTTTAAATGCAAAACAAATAAACGAAATAAAAGAAATAGGAAATAAATTTATAATAGGGTCAGATGCACATTGCCCAGAAAGAGTGGGTGATTTTAAACGAGCAATGAAAGCTGTATATGATTCAAATATGAATATATCATTAGTAGAAAATATTATACTGTAA
- the rapZ gene encoding RNase adapter RapZ: MKFVIVTGLSGSGKSETMRALEDMGFYCVDNLPPALITKFAELCYQPNSSIDKVALGIDIRGRKFFEALHESLNYLEKENYEYEMVYLDCNDDVLLKRYKMTRRNHPLAKDMQIPEGIKMERKIMEPLKGFSTCIIDTTNMKPKDLKEEIKKIYSSGEENPNLTISVVSFGFKHGILADADLVFDVRFLPNPYYVEELRSKTGDDKEVRDYVMNSKISEEFYVKLLDMIHFLVPQYIEEGKQHLVIGVGCTGGRHRSVTITNLIAEDLSNKGYRVVKKHRDSMLR; the protein is encoded by the coding sequence ATGAAATTTGTTATAGTTACAGGTCTTTCAGGGTCTGGAAAAAGTGAAACAATGAGAGCTTTAGAGGATATGGGATTTTATTGTGTAGATAATCTACCTCCTGCTTTGATAACTAAATTTGCAGAATTATGTTATCAACCAAATTCAAGTATTGATAAAGTTGCCCTAGGTATTGATATAAGAGGAAGAAAGTTTTTTGAAGCTCTTCATGAGAGTTTGAACTACTTAGAAAAAGAAAATTATGAATATGAAATGGTGTATTTAGATTGTAATGATGATGTATTGTTAAAGAGATATAAAATGACAAGAAGAAATCACCCATTGGCGAAAGACATGCAAATTCCAGAAGGTATAAAAATGGAAAGAAAAATAATGGAGCCTTTAAAGGGATTTTCTACATGCATAATTGACACAACTAATATGAAACCGAAAGACCTCAAGGAAGAAATAAAGAAAATATACTCTTCTGGTGAAGAGAATCCTAATCTAACTATATCTGTAGTATCTTTTGGGTTTAAACATGGTATACTTGCTGATGCAGATTTAGTATTCGATGTAAGATTTCTTCCTAATCCCTATTATGTTGAAGAGTTGAGATCTAAAACTGGTGATGATAAAGAAGTTAGAGATTATGTCATGAATTCTAAAATTAGTGAAGAATTTTATGTGAAACTTTTAGATATGATTCATTTCCTAGTACCTCAATATATAGAAGAAGGAAAACAACATTTAGTAATTGGTGTAGGATGCACAGGTGGCAGACATAGGTCAGTTACTATAACAAATCTTATAGCGGAGGATTTATCTAATAAAGGATATAGAGTTGTAAAAAAACACAGAGACTCTATGTTACGATAA
- a CDS encoding YvcK family protein, whose translation MAKLLIIVGILGWIALIVSLFIYKKAKNEKVRLFQRSVIENRDPNVVVIGGGTGQSVFLRGLKHSTQNITAIVTVADDGGGSGVLREDLGMLPPGDIRNCLLALANIEPTMNEVMQYRFTEGLLKGQSFGNLFLAAMNGLYGNFEKAVYKLSEIFAITGRVLPVTLEDVNLVAKLKNGEIVNGESSIPEESKSQKSSIDEIFLNPKDVKPLGDVIASIYDADIIIMGPGSLYTSIIPNLLVDGVVDAIKASQAPKVYISNIMTQPGETEGYNVLEHVNAIIKHTDNNLIDYVIANNEILPEGMLDLYKQDGAEQVLLDKKQKDKLREKGIKTVEKNLIEIKNNYIRHDAKYISNIVIELALNHNYNKS comes from the coding sequence ATGGCTAAATTACTTATTATTGTAGGAATTTTAGGTTGGATTGCATTAATTGTATCGTTATTTATATATAAGAAAGCAAAAAATGAAAAAGTAAGGCTATTTCAGAGGTCTGTTATTGAAAATAGAGACCCCAATGTAGTAGTAATAGGCGGAGGAACTGGTCAATCAGTGTTTCTGAGAGGGCTTAAACATTCTACACAGAATATAACTGCAATTGTTACTGTTGCTGATGATGGTGGAGGTTCAGGAGTATTAAGAGAAGACTTAGGCATGCTCCCACCAGGAGATATAAGAAATTGCCTATTAGCGCTTGCAAATATAGAACCAACTATGAATGAAGTTATGCAATATAGGTTTACAGAAGGACTTTTAAAAGGCCAAAGTTTTGGAAATCTATTTTTAGCTGCTATGAATGGATTATATGGAAACTTTGAAAAAGCTGTGTATAAATTAAGTGAGATTTTTGCTATAACAGGTAGGGTTTTGCCAGTAACACTAGAAGATGTAAACTTAGTTGCTAAATTAAAAAATGGCGAAATAGTAAATGGTGAATCTAGTATACCTGAAGAATCAAAAAGTCAAAAAAGTTCTATTGACGAAATTTTCTTGAATCCTAAAGATGTAAAACCATTAGGAGATGTTATTGCATCTATTTATGATGCTGATATTATAATTATGGGTCCTGGAAGTTTATATACAAGTATAATACCAAATTTACTTGTAGATGGTGTTGTGGACGCTATTAAAGCCTCTCAAGCACCAAAAGTGTATATATCAAATATAATGACTCAACCAGGAGAAACAGAAGGATATAATGTATTAGAACATGTTAATGCGATAATAAAGCATACTGACAATAATTTAATAGATTATGTGATAGCGAATAACGAAATATTGCCAGAAGGAATGCTTGATTTATATAAACAAGATGGAGCAGAACAGGTTTTACTAGATAAAAAACAAAAAGATAAGTTAAGAGAGAAGGGTATAAAAACTGTAGAAAAAAATTTAATTGAAATAAAAAATAATTATATAAGACATGATGCAAAATATATATCTAACATAGTTATTGAGTTAGCCCTAAATCATAATTACAACAAAAGTTAG
- a CDS encoding NUDIX hydrolase — MREEVSAGGVVLFGNTILLLRKFNGDWVLPKGKVEEGENNQEAALREVSEETGVKADILKYLGEIHYTFKENWDENRAVHKTVFWYLMQAKNMDTIPQKEEGFIDAKFIHLDRVVDLARYDDEKEIIKVALQEIKKRLKKN; from the coding sequence ATGAGAGAAGAGGTTAGTGCTGGTGGTGTAGTCCTGTTTGGCAATACGATTCTTTTACTAAGGAAGTTCAATGGAGATTGGGTGCTACCCAAAGGAAAAGTAGAAGAAGGGGAAAATAACCAAGAGGCAGCATTACGTGAAGTAAGTGAAGAAACTGGAGTAAAAGCAGATATATTGAAATATTTAGGTGAAATACACTATACATTCAAAGAAAACTGGGATGAAAACAGAGCAGTTCATAAAACAGTTTTTTGGTACTTAATGCAAGCGAAAAATATGGATACTATTCCACAAAAAGAGGAAGGCTTTATTGATGCTAAATTTATCCATCTAGATAGAGTGGTAGACCTAGCTAGGTATGATGATGAAAAGGAGATAATAAAGGTTGCCTTACAAGAAATAAAAAAAAGGTTAAAGAAAAATTAG
- the whiA gene encoding DNA-binding protein WhiA, giving the protein MSFSTETKNELARIVSENECCNIAELSALVKSGGSIQIVGYKKLNLKITTELNSIARKVFKLLKKNFSINTTISVNKNQMLKRNNSYVLMVTSEMGSEMLLKKLGVLEEKEGFFTINRVPESLVKHDGCKRAFIRGAFLGGGSISDPEKNYHMEFVTNNEDFAESLKELINSLGFNSKIVARKNNYVVYLKESEQISDLLSIIGGHHALLSLQNTKIVKEMRNNVNRIVNCETANLSKTVNAAVRQVENIRLIQETIGISSLPENLQEIAKIRIEYEDMTLKELGEMLDPPIGKSGVNHRLRKIEEIATDLKKKSL; this is encoded by the coding sequence ATGTCTTTTTCAACTGAAACCAAAAATGAACTAGCGAGAATTGTATCTGAGAATGAATGTTGTAATATAGCTGAACTGTCAGCTCTAGTTAAATCAGGGGGAAGTATACAAATTGTTGGATATAAAAAACTAAATTTAAAAATAACAACAGAATTAAATTCAATAGCCCGTAAAGTCTTTAAACTATTAAAAAAGAATTTCAGCATAAATACTACAATTTCTGTAAATAAAAATCAAATGTTAAAGAGAAATAATAGTTATGTGTTAATGGTAACAAGTGAAATGGGTTCAGAAATGTTATTAAAAAAGTTAGGTGTATTGGAAGAAAAAGAGGGATTTTTTACTATAAATAGAGTTCCAGAAAGTTTGGTTAAACATGATGGATGTAAAAGAGCCTTTATAAGAGGAGCTTTTCTTGGGGGAGGTTCTATAAGTGACCCAGAAAAAAACTATCATATGGAATTTGTAACTAACAATGAGGATTTTGCAGAGTCACTAAAAGAACTTATAAATTCTTTAGGCTTTAATAGTAAAATTGTGGCTAGAAAAAATAATTATGTTGTTTATCTTAAAGAGAGTGAACAAATATCAGATTTGTTAAGTATTATAGGAGGACACCACGCTCTTTTAAGTCTCCAAAATACTAAAATAGTAAAAGAAATGAGAAATAATGTAAACAGAATAGTAAATTGCGAGACAGCTAACCTTTCTAAAACAGTAAATGCAGCTGTAAGACAAGTAGAAAATATTAGACTAATACAAGAGACTATAGGGATTAGTAGCTTACCAGAAAATTTACAAGAAATAGCCAAGATTAGAATTGAGTATGAAGATATGACTCTCAAGGAGCTTGGAGAGATGTTAGACCCGCCAATAGGAAAATCTGGTGTCAATCATAGACTTAGAAAAATAGAAGAAATCGCAACAGACTTGAAAAAAAAATCATTATAA
- a CDS encoding DNA polymerase III subunit alpha — protein MEKDFAHLHVHTEYSLLDGFSRVKKLIKRAKELNMSSIAITDHGCMFGVIDFYKTAIEEGIKPIIGCEVYTAARGLRDKDPNYDKYQGHLVLLAKNMEGYKNLIKIVSTSYVEGFYYKPRVDMEELRKHCDGIIALSACLAGDVARALMNRNYEKAKKFAIDYRDIFGEENFFLEIQDHNLPEQREVNSGLVKLSKEIGIPLVATNDVHYVNKEDSKIHDVLMCIQMGKTVNDPNRMRFGSDEFYLKSREEMEELFPYALEAIDNTVKIADMCNVEFDFNTIHLPKYDVPDGYTPETYLRELCFNGLKERYENPDSEILDRLKYELDVIEKMGYVEYFLIVWDFINFSKENNIIVGPGRGSAAGSIVAYTLKITDIDPIKYSLLFERFLNPERISMPDIDIDFCYERREEVIDYVKRKYGDDHVAQIITFGTMGAKAAIRDVGRVLDIGYNKVDKIAKEIPFALGMTIDKALDTNPNLKDLYDQDPETKEIINISKQIEGMLRHASTHAAGVVISKNPVDEYVPLYKHQDAITTQFTMTTLEELGLLKMDFLGLRTLTVIRDALDLIEKNRTIKNYTENIDFSKMDYDDPKVYEMLSSGNTLGVFQLESAGMRSFMKQLKPDNFEDIVAGISLFRPGPMDSIPAYIKNKSNPKDVTYLHEKLKPIMEVTYGCLVYQEQVMQVVRDLGGYSYGRSDLVRRAMSKKKMDVMEEERQYFIHGKFDEDGNIEIAGCVRNGVEEEIANKIFDDMIDFARYAFNKSHAAAYGVLAYETAYLKTYYPVEFMAALITSVMGNTDKVVEYIRECKALDIDVLPPDINKSFSKFSVEGDNIRFGLAAVKNVGVNIINNIIDERESNGLFIDLVDLVKRLDQKDTNKRVIESLIKCGAFDNISENRASLMAGYETLLESVSMDRKKNVQGQISLFDAFGDSEEDSDFQQIYSLPKRPEYEERERLNLEKEVLGMYVSGHPLSQFEKELQEKTSIDNGKLNSLKEDEESFIQMNETDAIMGGMIVNKTIKTTKRNEIMAFIELEDLYGAIEIIVFPQLLQKYNVILNEDNIIYVKGTLSIKEGENAKLIAREIKDIKDNTDFEAKKYNSPRAKNVQNVKLESGKKLYLKIDSMSDTDTTYSIIEIAKQYPGNDSIYLYPMDENINGKRKAYKMTGVSTFICDEFVNNLERLLPKDNIKIKA, from the coding sequence ATGGAAAAAGATTTTGCTCATCTTCATGTACATACTGAGTATAGTTTACTTGATGGATTTTCGAGGGTGAAAAAACTTATAAAAAGAGCTAAAGAATTAAATATGAGTTCAATTGCTATTACTGACCATGGCTGTATGTTTGGTGTTATAGATTTTTATAAAACAGCTATAGAAGAAGGAATAAAACCAATTATAGGGTGTGAAGTTTATACAGCTGCACGTGGATTAAGAGATAAAGACCCTAATTATGATAAATATCAAGGACATTTAGTTTTGCTAGCTAAGAATATGGAAGGCTATAAAAATTTGATAAAAATAGTCTCAACTTCATATGTAGAAGGCTTTTACTATAAGCCTAGAGTCGATATGGAAGAACTTAGAAAGCATTGTGACGGGATTATAGCACTTTCTGCATGTCTTGCAGGAGATGTTGCACGTGCTTTGATGAATAGAAATTATGAAAAAGCAAAAAAGTTTGCCATTGATTACAGAGATATATTTGGTGAAGAAAATTTCTTCTTAGAAATTCAAGACCATAATTTACCAGAACAGAGAGAAGTGAATTCTGGATTGGTGAAATTATCAAAAGAGATTGGTATTCCATTAGTTGCTACTAATGATGTCCACTATGTAAATAAAGAAGATTCAAAAATACATGATGTTCTTATGTGTATTCAAATGGGTAAAACAGTAAATGACCCAAATAGAATGAGGTTTGGAAGTGATGAGTTTTATCTGAAGTCAAGAGAAGAGATGGAAGAGTTATTCCCATATGCACTAGAGGCTATTGACAATACTGTAAAAATAGCTGACATGTGTAATGTAGAGTTTGACTTTAATACTATACATCTTCCTAAATATGATGTTCCAGATGGATATACACCGGAAACTTATTTAAGAGAATTGTGTTTTAATGGATTAAAAGAGAGATATGAGAATCCTGATAGTGAGATACTAGATAGATTAAAATATGAATTAGATGTAATTGAAAAAATGGGTTATGTGGAATACTTTTTAATAGTTTGGGACTTTATAAATTTTTCTAAAGAAAATAATATTATAGTAGGACCAGGGAGAGGTAGTGCGGCAGGCTCAATAGTAGCATATACACTTAAGATAACTGATATAGACCCAATAAAATATTCCCTACTATTTGAACGTTTTCTAAATCCAGAACGTATATCTATGCCAGATATAGATATAGATTTTTGCTATGAAAGAAGAGAAGAAGTAATAGACTATGTAAAGCGAAAATATGGTGATGACCATGTTGCACAAATAATAACTTTTGGAACAATGGGTGCAAAAGCTGCAATAAGAGATGTTGGAAGAGTATTAGATATAGGCTACAATAAGGTTGATAAGATAGCCAAAGAAATACCATTTGCTTTAGGAATGACGATAGATAAGGCATTAGACACAAATCCAAATCTTAAGGATTTATATGACCAAGACCCTGAAACAAAAGAGATAATCAATATATCAAAGCAAATAGAAGGAATGTTAAGACATGCTTCTACTCATGCAGCAGGAGTTGTTATATCCAAGAATCCTGTAGATGAGTATGTACCTCTATATAAGCATCAAGATGCAATCACAACTCAATTCACTATGACAACACTTGAAGAACTTGGTCTTTTAAAGATGGACTTTCTTGGGTTAAGAACACTTACAGTTATAAGAGATGCACTTGATTTAATAGAAAAGAATAGAACAATAAAAAATTACACTGAAAATATAGATTTTTCAAAGATGGACTATGATGATCCAAAGGTATATGAAATGCTTTCATCTGGAAATACTTTAGGAGTGTTTCAGTTGGAAAGTGCTGGTATGAGAAGTTTTATGAAACAGCTAAAACCAGATAATTTTGAAGATATTGTAGCGGGTATATCTCTATTTAGACCAGGTCCTATGGACTCTATACCTGCATATATAAAAAATAAAAGTAATCCAAAAGATGTAACATACTTACATGAGAAATTAAAACCAATAATGGAAGTTACATATGGATGTTTGGTATATCAAGAACAAGTTATGCAGGTTGTTAGAGATTTAGGTGGATATAGTTATGGTCGTAGTGACCTAGTTAGAAGAGCCATGAGTAAGAAGAAAATGGATGTAATGGAAGAAGAAAGACAATATTTTATTCATGGGAAATTTGATGAAGATGGCAACATAGAAATTGCAGGATGTGTTAGAAATGGTGTAGAAGAGGAAATAGCCAATAAGATATTTGATGACATGATAGACTTTGCTCGTTATGCATTTAACAAATCACATGCAGCTGCATATGGAGTTTTAGCATATGAGACAGCTTATTTAAAAACATATTATCCTGTTGAATTTATGGCTGCTTTAATAACTAGTGTTATGGGAAATACTGATAAGGTAGTTGAATATATAAGAGAATGTAAAGCATTAGATATAGATGTGTTGCCACCAGACATAAATAAAAGTTTTTCAAAATTCTCGGTTGAAGGTGACAACATAAGGTTTGGTTTGGCTGCTGTAAAAAATGTTGGTGTAAATATAATAAACAATATAATCGATGAAAGAGAGTCTAATGGATTATTTATAGACTTAGTTGATTTAGTTAAGAGATTAGACCAAAAAGATACAAATAAGAGAGTAATAGAAAGTTTAATAAAATGTGGAGCTTTTGATAATATAAGTGAAAATAGAGCTAGTTTAATGGCTGGTTATGAAACTTTACTAGAAAGTGTGTCTATGGACAGAAAGAAAAATGTTCAAGGTCAAATTTCATTATTTGATGCTTTTGGAGATAGTGAAGAAGATAGCGACTTTCAACAAATATATAGTCTACCTAAAAGACCAGAATATGAAGAAAGAGAGAGGCTTAATCTTGAAAAAGAAGTTCTGGGAATGTATGTAAGTGGGCATCCTTTATCGCAATTTGAAAAAGAATTACAAGAAAAAACATCTATAGATAATGGAAAGTTAAATTCATTAAAAGAGGATGAAGAATCATTTATACAAATGAATGAAACAGATGCAATAATGGGTGGAATGATTGTAAATAAAACGATAAAAACCACAAAAAGAAATGAAATCATGGCATTTATTGAGCTGGAAGATTTATATGGTGCTATAGAAATAATAGTTTTTCCTCAGCTATTACAAAAATATAATGTTATTTTGAACGAAGATAATATAATTTATGTAAAAGGAACATTAAGTATAAAAGAAGGCGAAAATGCAAAACTTATAGCTAGAGAAATAAAAGATATAAAAGACAACACTGACTTTGAAGCTAAAAAATATAATTCACCAAGAGCTAAAAATGTACAAAATGTGAAATTAGAAAGTGGAAAAAAACTGTATCTAAAAATAGATAGTATGTCTGACACAGATACAACTTACAGTATTATAGAAATAGCAAAGCAATATCCAGGTAATGACAGTATATACTTATATCCTATGGATGAAAATATAAATGGTAAGCGTAAAGCATATAAAATGACAGGAGTATCGACTTTTATATGTGATGAGTTTGTAAACAATTTAGAAAGATTACTTCCTAAGGATAACATAAAGAT